Proteins found in one Pempheris klunzingeri isolate RE-2024b chromosome 6, fPemKlu1.hap1, whole genome shotgun sequence genomic segment:
- the il23r gene encoding interleukin-23 receptor — MNVYSTIWKFVVILLSFSIKRCPLLPADCQSFIGLGYLTVEPSPFFLLGSNLTVYCHIKKCQRFTISLELNGETVEAWKRVNCTMLMFKLLNVRVPQSIVLCKQERDQVTKIVHGLDLHGGLPPDKPEHVICETSRNSDFIDCSWERGQETHIRTTYNISVSRENGTQILFDQIQDAENATIPRAMIDENIKYQVIITAYNHFGPSQSDPITLCVKDIVIPDTPRIMQIEFGNNSIVAMLQWKTTDSTENLRSYIRLSADNGPWEAGQGTVLREGLIRVDGLRPLTEYKFQVRTCNSTSGLTHANTPSSRKGPFCSKWSPSVRGTSPGKGPSQQLHLWRTLANLGTNGVRMVTVLWKPPPPEDYSGEVLQYKIFLGNDQKQEVTCPAALNQLPLQVPVEVQALSISVVTSYGTSPPADVPLRHSGGFGPVLRELAPAANGNAVFVSWSWLGNNPKSASGGEVLYYVLQWTSVPAAELQWLKLANDQNSTSITGLTAGVRYNVSLYAVTTRGVSAPSSDLTYFEEQIPVSGPNPSVLAHEAGRILIQWDQLPVYQQKGFITEYTIYLQMLDSSNTELNVTVPDSSLRQKQLECPEGALALQMTASTSAGEGPRGRRISSKPATPAAGLVILIVFTITLLIAILANLMCWSCVRIRIKQTCVSWVPAWFHENLPKPENSFAIRLMEQDGIEQPHSPTYSDPPLSPISLVSHEERDDVYPTIHLETSQVGSERPTAETPLLMSHAGTMLGDSQLENVGYKPQTMLAPQGEEVKETEEEQMDVPTSRRQEDRHSSGFGGLLGGFLSSVDVDFLKSPLGPTLSSVTSVLNVDFLSEQSRAEKDVDSPSLDIQQGEIMTPDTADTCLSQYNIDTTLTSGYFPQVATVSITTQVAGTMGGTRTGQPAPLN, encoded by the exons ATGAATGTCTACTCAACCATTTGGAAATTTGTTGTAATACTTCTCAGTTTTTCCATCAAGC GTTGCCCTCTGCTTCCTGCTGACTGTCAGAGCTTCATTGGCCTTGGCTACCTGACAGTAGAACCAAGCCCGTTCTTCCTGCTGGGCTCAAACCTGACAGTGTACTGCCACatcaaaaaatgtcaaag GTTCACAATATCCCTGGAGTTGAATGGTGAAACCGTGGAAGCTTGGAAGAGGGTGAACTGCACCATGCTGATGTTTAAACTGCTCAATGTGCGGGTGCCACAATCCATAGTGCTCTGCAAGCAGGAGAGGGATCAGGTCACTAAGATTGTCCATGGACTGGACCTACACGGCGGCC TCCCTCCAGATAAACCTGAACATGTTATCTGTGAAACATCAAGGAACTCAGATTTTATAGACTGCTCCTgggagagaggacaggagacaCATATCCGTACTACCTACAACATTTCAGTCAGCAG AGAAAATGGGACCCAGATACTGTTTGATCAGATCCAGGATGCAGAAAACGCCACCATACCACGAGCAATGATagatgaaaacattaaataccAGGTGATTATCACGGCTTACAACCACTTTGGACCTTCTCAGTCTGATCCAATCACCCTCTGTGTAAAGGACATAG TGATACCAGACACCCCTCGGATTATGCAGATAGAGTTTGGGAATAACTCGATAGTAGCCATGTTGCAATGGAAAACCACTGATTCCACAGAGAATCTTAGATCCTACATCAGGCTCAGTGCAGATAATGGCCCCTGG gAAGCAGGACAGGGAACAGTGCTCCGTGAGGGTCTGATCCGAGTGGACGGCCTGAGGCCTCTGACTGAATATAAGTTCCAGGTGAGAACATGTAACTCGACATCAGGACTGACACACGCCAACACGCCCAGCTCTAGGAAAGGGCCTTTCTGCAGCAAATGGAGCCCATCTGTGAGGGGGACAAGTCCTGGAAAAG GTCCATCTCAGCAGTTGCATTTGTGGAGGACGTTAGCCAACCTGGGGACGAATGGTGTGCGGATGGTGACAGTTTTGTGGAAG CCGCCACCTCCAGAGGACTACAGTGGTGAGGTGCTACAGTACAAGATCTTTCTGGGTAATGaccagaaacaggaagtgacctgTCCTGCTGCTTTGAACCAACTTCCACTTCAGGTGCCAGTGGAGGTCCAGGCACTAAGCATCAGTGTTGTCACTTCGTATGGGACTTCTCCACCCGCTGATGTGCCACTCAGACACTCAG GTGGTTTTGGGCCTGTTTTAAGAGAGTTGGCTCCTGCAGCAAATGGCAATGCTGTGTTCGTATCCTGGTCGTGGCTGGGGAACAACCCTAAGTCAGCATCTGGAGGAGAGGTGCTGTACTATGTGTTGCAATGGACATCTGtacctgctgcagagctgcagtggcTAAAACTGGCCAACGATCAGAACAGCACATCCATCACAG GTCTGACTGCAGGTGTGAGGTACAATGTCTCTCTGTATGCTGTGACCACCAGAGGTGTTAGTGCTCCATCATCTGATCTTACCTACTTCGAGGAACAGA TACCAGTGTCTGGTCCCAACCCTTCAGTACTGGCCCATGAGGCCGGCCGGATCTTGATCCAGTGGGATCAGCTGCCTGTTTACCAGCAGAAAGGCTTCATCACAGAGTACACCATCTATCTCCAGATGCTGGACTCCAGCAACACTGAACTCAACG TGACGGTGCCTGACTCCAGCCTCAGACAGAAGCAGCTGGAGTGTCCTGAAGGAGCTCTGGCTCTGCAGATGACTGCATCCACCTCAGCAGGAGAAGGGCCGAGGGGGAGACGCATCTCCTCTAAGCCTGCAACCCCCGCAG CTGGCCTGGTGATTCTAATCGTTTTCACCATTACCCTCTTAATAGCGATCTTAGCCAACCTGATGTGCTGGAGTTGTGTGAGGATaag GATCAAACAGACATGTGTATCCTGGGTACCCGCCTGGTTTCATGAAAACCTTCCAAAACCAGAAAACAGTTTTGCTATCAGACTAATGGAG caggaTGGAATTGAACAGCCCCACTCGCCCACCTACAGTGACCCCCCGCTGTCACCCATCAGTTTGGTCTCCCATGAGGAGAGGGACGACGTGTACCCCACGATCCACCTCGAAACATCCCAGGTTGGATCAGAGCGGCCCACAGCGGAGACACCTTTGCTCATGTCACATGCTGGGACAATGCTCGGTGACAGCCAGCTGGAAAATGTCGGCTACAAACCCCAGACTATGCTGGCTCCacaaggagaggaggtgaaggagacagaagaggagcagaTGGACGTACCAACAAGTAGAAGACAAGAAGACAGACATTCAAGTGGATTTGGGGGATTACTGGGAGGCTTCCTGTCCAGTGTAGATGTAGATTTCTTAAAATCACCGCTCGGGCCGACTCTCAGCTCTGTAACAAGTGTCTTGAACGTGGACTTCTTATCGGAGCAGAGTAGGGCTGAGAAAGATGTGGACTCTCCCTCTCTGGATATACAACAGGGTGAAATAATGACTCCTGACACAGCAGACACTTGTTTGTCTCAGTATAACATTGACACAACACTGACCAGTGGTTATTTCCCTCAGGTAGCCACTGTCAGCATCACTACGCAGGTAGCAGGGACAATGGGAGGGACGCGAACAGGACAACCTGCACCACTaaactga